Genomic window (Chlamydiales bacterium STE3):
CAAGGAAATTGACCAATGATTACCAAAGATGCTGAGAAAAATAAAACAGCAAAAAGCATATGGGCTACGAAGACTTTGCCAATGTAACGATAAGCCAGATAGATGAAAGGTAGATTAAACAGGGTGAGCAGATAGGGGATTAACTTCTTGCCAAAGATATTTCCAAAAATCATTGCTATACCGACAATACCGCCGTCAATGAGTCGATTAGGAATGAGAAAAACATCGATCGCAAACGCTGCTAAAAATCCTCCCAAAGCCATCCAGGTGTAAAGGATAAATTGTTGCACAAAAGATTTTGTTGGTTGGTGGGAGAGGTGCATGTTCGTATTTCCTAAACTTCTATCATTGTTTTTTCGATCAAACTTGCGATGTAAGCTCCAGGGTAATTGATTAAAGGGGCAGATCGTCAAGTTGCACGAAGGAATTTCTGGTGAGGTGGCTAGAATCTATTTTGCGATGCGAAAAAACTTCGCGGGAGACGGGACTTGAACCCGCAACTTCCGACGTGACAGGCCGGTGCTCTAACCAATTGAACTACTCCCGCAAAAAAAACTTTAGCGTCAGTATGACTATAAATTGCATAGCAATTTGTAGCACACTTTTTAGTAATCTCAGATTATTAAGATAATTCAACCTGAAATTTTTGCTAGTGTGCATTTATTTAAGATTTAGCAGCACTTGCAAAATGGGCGCAACAGGACTCGAACCTATGACCGCCTGTGTGTAAGACAGGAGCTCTACCAACTGAGCTATACGCCCTTAACAATGGCTTTAACTTAAATCGTCACAGCACACATTGCCAATGAAGCTACTAATGTACATTTCCGCGTATTTTCTCTCAAGCATTTTTCTTCGTTCTGATAGAATTATTTTTTTTACGGAATGTTTTTATGAGAAAGCTTTTTTTTTACCTATTGATGCTGCTTCTTTCTTCCTGTGGTCCCTCTTCGCTAGAAGATTATAAGGATTTAGGAAGGAGAAAGACACAAAAGCTTCTTGAGGAATTACAGAAAATCCAAAATAGAGATCAATTGCTGGATGCTGAAAAAGAGCTGCTTACACATTATGAAGAAATTGCTGAACTAATGCAAGCTGTGGCGAAATTTCATAAACAGCATCCAAAAGATCCTCTTCCCCCTCTCACTTTTCAAGACCACGAGTTAAGTGATAAATTGCGTCTTGAAATTCTACGCATTTCACGTTTTGACGGTGGTAGAGAAATAATAGATAAAATATGCAGTAAAGCATCAAATAGAAATTAATTTCACTTTATTAATTAAATCTTAATTTAGTTTATTTATAATTTACCCTTTTTTAATAACATGGGTATAATTATGAAGATTAATTTTAATTATAGGGCGGTTTATAACTTTAATAAAGAAATGTCTATAGAGAAAAGAAGTAAACTAAAGGAACTTTTTTTAGAAACAATCACTCGTCCTTTTAAGGTGGTTTTGTTTCCAGCAGCCTCATTCCTGAGTTTTAAATTTGTTAACAAGAAAAGAATTGCTAAAGCTCGCGAAGAGTTAAAGTTAGTAGGGGGGAAAGCTTTGAAACTACAAACCCCTAATAGAATTGCGATTGATGCAATGTATATTAGTGCAGAAGAGGTAAGAAATAAGATTTTAAGTTACTTTGAGATACTCAAAGATCATAACAATGATAGCTACTACCTAAAACCCATGAAGAGCTTGGATAAAGGTCATGAAACTTTTATTGAAGCATTGGAGTCTATGGGTTTAAAAATGCATGAAGGAAAAATCTTGTTAGAAGCAAGCAGCATCGCATCGCAGACCGAAAGTGATTTAGAGGAACGTCCTGTTACGTTAATCTGCCCAGGAAGGGATATGAGTTTCCCTGCATATAAAAGAGTTGCTCTCTCCTATTTGCTAAGGGGAATTGATGTGATGTTGTTTGATTACCCCGGTGTAGGAAGAAGTGAAGGCAGCCCAACAGACTATAACACAAAACTTTCTGCAGAGACCTGCTACCAGTATATTGCCTCTGAAATAGGTATTGATAATAATAAAATTATCGTTCATGGGCACTCCCTGGGAGGGGGTATTGCAACAGATTTAGCGGCAAGGAGAAAAGGGACCACACTTTTTCTCGACCGTTCTTTTTCATCATTTGTTCAGGCGGCTATAGATAAGTATCCTCGTTTTGAAGCAATCATCAAACGCATTTTACCAAAAATTGCTAATTTTAATAATTGCGAGAATTTGAAACGTGTAGAAGGTCATATTGCGATCGCCCAAGGATTAGAAGACAAAGTAATCAATGAAACACACTCTAAAGTAAACTATGAAGTGTTAGAAAATAAAAGTGGGCGCGTTTTACAAAAAATTCAGGCCCCTGTTGGTCACAATGGCAATATTATCGACAAAGCTTCGGAAGCTTTTGATGAATTTTTAAAGAATGCGAACTTAATAAGAGGATTGTTTTCAGAATTGAGAACAAATTAGAAGATGTATTCCCCAGCAATATCTCTTCGCTCCTTACCGTCAAGGACATGAAAGACTCGCAGTTTATTTAAAGTGACGGGAGAGAGTTGTCCTATAGGAATATAGACGATTTTTTTCCCGAACCTTCTAGCAAAGCTTTTGATTAAACTGCGAGGGGGATGGCTTGCGACATAAACAACTAAAGGTTTGACAGCGTAGTCGATAGCAGCGACCAGTAAAACCTCTGCTTTTGTTCGACAATCTCTATAATCTGAGTCCGACCAAACATCGCGTAGGCGACGAGGTGGATAAGACATCATAAATCCACCGTATTCACACCGACTTATTCCTGGGCCTATGACTTTATCAAGCATAGAAGTTGCATAAAAGGCCATGTCTGATTCTTGGGTGTGTTCTCCAATCCAAGTTGTATACCAAGGATATTTCTCAGCGTAGGGTTCATTTTCCTTTGGAGAATCTTCGTTAAAAATTACCACAACAGACCCAACAGCGCCCGGAGGCTTCCCGTTGATTTTAACGTAAAGTTTCTTTTCCGCCCAATGCCGGATTGTTTCTCTTGTGTCAATTCCATCTTCGATGCTGGAGCTAAAGGGGCCTGTTTTTGCAGCTTCCTCTGTCAAAAGCTGTGTTCCCTTTTTCTTTAAAAAGTCACCAAATCGTTCAACGATTAAGTCTTCTGGTTGATAAGAGCAAATCGTAAAAGGGCCAGGAGGGTAGAGTTTGATCGTGGATTTATCGCGTTTTTGGAAACTAGCTAGCATTTTTTTACGGCTAGGTTGTCTAAGATGGAACTGAATTTTTTTGCTATTTCCCCATAGTTCCTCGATCGTTAGGGGGAGCTCATCCAACCCTTCGATATTTTTTAGATAAGGATATTCGGTGGCAAGATTCCAAACCTCGTAGGCAAAATTATGATCTACACAGCCTTTTGCAGCACTTAAAAGTTGAAAAAAATCAGGTAAAAGCCGAGAAGTTACCAGAGCATAGTTGCGAGCAAACTTCATGGTGTTGCGCAATTGGTATCCGAAAAACGCATTGCCTGTGTTTGTTTGATAATTCGGGGTGGCTTGCTTAAGTAACTGAAAGAGGAGTTTTTGTCGATCCAATATAAAATCATTCGTAGAACTGCTAAAGAAATCTTGCCTCGCTTCTTCATACGATTTAGAAATCCAGCCCCATTCTTGCATGACCTCTCTTGAGGAAGCCTGTGTAAGGGTTGCAATCAAAACTTCATCTCTTGACGCATGTTTCAATTGAGGAAAAGCACTCTGATCCATGTACTGAAAAATGCTTTCGATATGAAACATCCCACCTATAAAAAGAACTTTTTCATGCATCAAACACAGTTCTTTTAATCTTTTGGCCATATAGATTTCGCGGTTGCGGTCGGAAATCGTTCTTTGCTTCTTTTGTCGTTTGATGCTCTCGTAGTAGAGATTGTAGTATTCCTTCAGGCCAATTTTGAATAAAGAGTAGGGGTCGGGGAGAACTTCATCTAAGTCGGGATAGTAGTCGATGTCTAAATCGATACAGTGGGCTGGAATTTGATGATCGAGAGCAAGTCGTAAACCTTCAAAACTTGCATCACAAGGCTCTGCAAGATAGTAAATTGACTGATGATTTCTTTTTTCCGCGGCAATAATGCTTAAGTCAGGTAATCGTGAAGCTGCGCGGAGGAGCTGAGGCTCCATGGTTTCTGCAAGCTCTACCGCAATGCAAGTAGGTTGAATTTTTTTAAAAGCTCTGCATACCTCTACAGCAGTCTCCATATTGTAGTGGAGAATAGGGATAGCAAAAAGGTTGTCTTTTTGAAGAAAAAACGTTTCTTTCATAGGATATAGCTGAGCGCTTCATCACCAAGTGTCATTAGAATGGATTCTCGCAATAGATTATCAATGTTGGATCTTCCTCCTTTAAGACTGGAAATGCGTTTTGCTGCATACCGCGCAATGTTAATTCCATCTCTAACAGTATAGCTCTCATTATTGCTATGGGATCGCTGAAGAAAATCGATGACATAGTCGACAATGTAATCATCGGCAAAAGGAAGATTTTCTTTAAGAATGCGCTTTTCCTCGTCAGCTTCTGGAAAATCGAGGTAAATTTGTGGTTGTAAGCGGCTATGGATGTATTCAGGAATTTCGAAAGTCGAAGCATCGTCATTCATTGTCACGCAAATGCGAAAATCTGGATGAGCGCTTACTTTAAGTCCTGCTACAATAGATTCCACATAGCGCCTTGTGTCTAAAAGCGCAGCAAGTGAAGCCCAAGATTTTTCACTCATACGATTTGCTTCATCGAGGATACAAACCCCGCCTTTTATCATTGCAGTAACAAGGGCGGAAGCCACATAGCGAATGCCTCCATGCCTATCGACGACTGGAGAAATCAGTAAGTCTTCAGGTCTTGTATCCATCGTGCATTGGTATATATAGACAGGCTTATTGAGTTTTTTTGCGGCTGCATAAGCAAGCGTTGTTTTACCAACACCTGGTTTGCCAATGAGTCTAGGATTTAAAGGAATGTCATTTGGGTCAATCACAAGCCAGGCTGCCAAAAGCTGATCTAGAACATCTTGTTGCCCAATCCATTCAAATTGGAATTCATCAGGAAATCCCAAGGCAATTTCTATTCCTTGCAGAATGATGCGACTTTCGTGCTCGCTTGGAAGGCAATTCATGCTATTCTCGTGGTTTTGGGGGTTTAGCTGCTTTTTGAGATCCATAAAGAAGACCTGCTTGCGCAATGTTTTCGCGAGCGTTAGGATACAGCATTTCGATTTCTTGAAGAAGCTTATCCACCTGTCTGCGCATAGAATTTTGTCCAACAGGGCAGCGACAGGTGATACGGGCAAAGCCATACTGTTTTGAAAATTCTTTTATGTCAGTCTCTGAAATGTAAATTAAGGGGCGAATAATTGTGATCCCATAATGGTGCATTTTTATTTTTGGAAGATTCCCTTCAAATTCGCCTTTATTTAAAAGGTTCATGAGCAGTGTTTGTGCGCTGTCATCTCGGTGGTGGCCAAAGGCGATGGTTTCTGCCCCTACTTTTTTAGCCGCCTCAAAGATTAAGGAGCGCCGCTCTCTTGAGCAGCTGTAACATTCTAATGTTTCTAGCTTCTGTGTAGAGGTGCAGGTGATGTAGTTGACTTGTAAGCGATCACAGATGTTTTTAAGAAAATGGCCATTCACACCCGCTCCACAGGAGAATTCTCCGTCAACATGGATAGCGCTAATTTCAAGTTTCTGAAAACCTTTTCCGGAGATGGCATTTAGCAAAAAAAGTAGGGCAAGGCTGTCTTTGCCACCACTTAAGGCAACAGCGATTTTCTGGACTCCTTCGAGCATTTTGAAGTCGAAAAGAGCTTTTCGAAAAGTGCTCTCAAGTCTTTTTCCAAGTCCTGTCCAAGGAGGGGATGCAATTGGTATTTCCATTATTTTAAATTGTGAAAATTTTAATATAGGAATATGATACTAAACTTGTTGTTGCGAAGTCAATTGATTGATATGAGGCGTAAAAATGAATAATAAAATTGGGCGTAATGATCCCTGCCCTTGTGGATCTGGAAAAAAATTTAAACAATGTTGTTACGGTAAGCCGGCTGCAAAAAAGCCTTTGCCCTTTAAAGCAACAGTTTTATCACAACCTAAGCAGATAGACCTGATGGCACGTACTTTTGGACAATACATTGAAGCTGCCGAGCAAGAGCAGTTACCTCCTTTGCCTCCTGAGTTAACCAAAGAAAATCACATTGAAGAGAAAACCTCTTGATGCTAAATCTGCTTATTTGCTATAACAACTGCTTACCTCACTTGTGAGGTGAGCTTTTCATGCTGGCATAGCTCAACGGTAGAGCACTCGCCTTGTAAGCGATAGGTTGTGGGTTCAAGTCCTACTGCCAGCATCTTCTCCTCTCATGGGGGTGTCGCCTAGTGGCAATGGCAAGAGACTGTAAATCTCTCGACTTCGGTCTGCGTTGGTTCGAGTCCAACCGCCCCCATCATTATCACGGACAGTTTTGAGAAAAATTGCAGGAACAGTCTATAGCCATAGTGTTTTCCATGGAATTTGTACAAGTCTGCCATTTTAGTAATTCTTTTCAGAGTGAAATAATAGAAGTCAGGGTGAAATGGACGATTTTCTAAATGCTTGATTGTTCAGCTTTACGAAAAGTTTTTTTGCTTTTTATTTAAAATAATTTGATCTCGCAGGACATAAGGATCTAAATCAAGATCTTCACCCCAGGCTACAGTATCGGTTTTTTTATCAATATATACAGACTTAAAGTAATCGATCGAATTCCAGGAAGAAAAAACTCCTTTCCCTACAAGATTTTTTAAATCAACCTCACCTTCGATACCATCATCAAAGAGAATCCATAACTTATAGTTGTCATGGGGCTCACATTTAATAATTTTTGCTCTATGGAATTCCATAATATTTATCTCATTCAAGAGGGGCTATTTTTTCTAATTTTTGCAGTTTTTCTGCAAGTTTCCAATCCTTTATTAACTCTTGTTGATGTAATGCAGCCCATTCTATAACAAGACTTAATGCTTTTGGTGGTAGATGACCTTGTAATATTCCTAGGGGATCAATTCGTATTAATGCTTCATGTTCAGCGTATCTAGCATGAAAGTGTGGTGGTGCATGATCGTTGAAATACATCAGGATCAATATTCCAAAAAACTCAGAAATCGTAGGCATAAATCAGCTCTATCCTCATCTTATCAAAAAAATTCAACACTATCTAGTTAATATAACTTTTCCGCAAATTTTCCGCACTTTAATGCAAAAAACTGGCATAAAATGGAATAAGCTAGCACGATCAAAAGTCTTTTAAATCATTGATTGTATTGGTGTTATGTGTAATGCTTTAAGCTGTTGCGTGGAAAGGAAACCGACTGTAAATCTCTCGGCTTCGGTCTGCGTTGGTTCGAGTCCAACCGCCCCCCAGTCTCGGATTGTCAAATGTTTACAATCCATGTCCTACTAAGCTTAACTTTTTATTATAAGTTTTAGGGGACAACGATATGACAATTGACCTAAATATTTAACAACAATCTACTAGACTTATCGGGCTGCTTCTCATTTTTTATTTATGAAAAAATAAATTTAGAGAAATGAAGATTTTTTTAAGGTGAAATTTTTTGCACTTAGGCATTTGCAAACTACATTTTATACAACGATAATGTATTTGCGGTTGATTTTGCTTGAAAACTAGTAAAGTAATAAGAATTTGTAATAAACCCAAGATCCTAGGAAGGAGTTTTATTTCGGCCATCCTTGGATAGGCAAGAGCCTCTTTTTTCTATATGGAAATGGGAAATTGGATGACAAACATTCTCAGCTTTTAATCTCTGAATTGATACAGCTAGAGATAGAGCGAAATGCCGGAAGAGTTTCATGAACTGAACATTTCAATTTGATTGTCCCTGGGAGAGGGGATAAGCTCCTCCTATTGATCTCTTCTCAAGATTGGACATTCTAATGACCATGTGTTGCAACCATTCAAATGGTTTACAACTGAGAGCAGTGCTTGTTCTAACGCTACCTTCAGTTTTCTTTGGTCTCTCAATAAATCCTTAAAATAGTAAGTTACTCATCTAAAGATATTACGTGGAAATGTTCAAGTGTTTTGGCAGAAGTGATGCCATCACTAAGAGAACCTTAAAGAAAGAGACGGTAATCAATATCAAAAATCTTTTCCAAACGCTTAGCTATTTTTGGGCTAATTTGACGCTCGCCACGTTCCATTTTAGAAATATTAGACTGTTCTACGCCGATTGCTTCCCCAATTTTTTTTTTGCGAGAGGCCTTCTCGATTTCTCAACCCTCGTAAATTAAGCGCAGCGCCAGACACATCATCGAAGACTTCTTTAGCTGCTTCTCTCCAATCAATGGGTTCACTTTTTGATCTTTTATATGAATCGCCCCATTCTTCAGTAAGGCGCTTTCTCGTGCGTTCCCGCATAGTATACCTCTATTAATTTTTCTTGTTTATAGACTCTCCAACAGGCAACATAGGTAGGGCGCTCCTTCTCTAAATGGCAGTGATAGAGCAGATCTTTCAGCTTACTGAAATTTGGCCAGTTCAATCTTTGGTATTCGTTCAACTCTAGATCTTCTTGTAATAATCGAAAGGTTTTTGCTGTAGAGCTAGGGAGTTCTTTGAAAGCCTTCTTAGCCTGTCCGGTGAGCTTTATTGTCCAATTTTGTCTGAGTCATTAGTGTGAATACAGGTCAATTTTGACCTATTTGCAAGCAAAAAGAAAATTACATTAAAGCTCACACAATCATTTTTGTAGTACTAAATATGTAATGCTCGGTGCTGGTTATAGTCGCAAATGAAATATTTGATCAAGCCAATAGGGTGAGCTAGTTTCTTAGAAAAGAACGAGCTTTTCTCACGAGTCGAGGATACCTTTGCCTAAGGGTGTTTGTTATTAAATCTTTCAATATAATTTGCCTTTCCAGACTGTTTTCCGACGGGTCAGTGCTGCATTCAAGGAAGGACTTCGTAATATACTTAAGAATTTGTCTGTATAAAAGAGGGCTTTTCTTTTTAAATCTTCTGACAATTTTACTAGCAAACATTCTGCATCTGTGTGAGTTCGCCTTCCCACATGCATAGCTAAAATTTGTCGAGTGGCAGAGTGAAAAACAAGCCACAACCATTGCTGGTTATTCTTGCTTCCTACATAACTCCAATGTTCATCTAACTCAATCAAAGATACTTCAAATTCCTATGTGCAGGTTACAGGGGAGTTTAGGTCCCCATGCAATTCATTGATGAATTACAGGAACCATGGCATGCTAATGTTAAAAATACGGCAGATTCACTCCAAAGAAACTCGTTCGAGAATAGCTTGACGAACTAACGAGCGTCCTTTTCCGTTAATGATTTTAATTTGAGGATTAATGACGAATTGCCGTCCACAGTTAAGAAATGGATGATTTTGCTTAGCGTTATGAATATGTCCATTCTTTTTAATTGTGGTTGATTTGCAATTTGGGCATGCTAAAGTCGTTTTGGATCTCCACTAAATGAAAATCTTGTAGCAAAACTCTTTAATCTTGAAAAGCCAAAGAAAATTTCAGATGGCATTACATGTTTAGAACTGCCCCCTTTTCAATGGTGGGAAAGTATAAAAATTATGCTATTAAGAATTTCATTTTTAAATTACGCTTTTGCTCAATTCTTTGATAACTGAGGTAAAAAATGTTTGCTCCGTCAGGCCCACTAAATTCCGCTCGATCACATAGCCTACAACCATCCCTAAGGTTTTGGGAATTACCTCCTCCTTGGAATCAGGATTCATTGCAATCCTATTGTGATCAAGTTAATCGTCAGCCTAGAAATCGAGGCATTAAATATGAAGAGCTATTGAAGTATTTAAGTAAAGCAGACAGAAGCCAATTAACACCGGAAGGTGTTGATGATTTAAGCCGCAATTTATTGACTCTCATCCAAAAAATTCCAGATGATGTTAAAAAAAGAGAAAGCATTAAAAAAGCTCTAGAGAAGATTTGTTTCTTTCACCCTACTTTAGGTTCTCTGAACGTACTGAAAAACTTTTGTTTGCATGTTAATGAATCTGTTGGGATAAGAACTCATGTTTACGAGATAGTTTTAGGATTAATCCAATCGTCACTTCCAAGAATAAGAGAGTTTCAAGACTTAGAATCGCTTGGTCGATGTTTTACTTTAATTAAGCATTACATACCTTCTGATATCAAAAAGGAAAATAACCTTAAAAAGGCAATTTTAAATCTAGAAAAGCATCAAGCAGATTTGTTGAAACGCTATTGCTTTTTTATAAATAAGAGAGAAAATCCTATTCGTTCTTATTGGTTTATACTCAATGCGATTATAGAAGCTACAAAATTTCAAACGACAATCGAAGAATTACATCGTTTAAGCCAGAATTTAACTCTAATTATTCAACTGATTCCGATGCGCCATAAGCAGGAGATTGAAGAATGCATCAATGAGGCCAAATGGCATTTAGCCTCTTCATATCGTCTTCATCATTTTATACCTCTGAAAAGGGAGCTTCGTAATGCAGAAGAGAGCTCAAAGGTTAACATCCTTACCGAGGAAATTAGGTTTATTGATAGCAAATTGCCTGCCGAATTAGATCCTAATTTAAAGAAAGAAGTTGAAAAATGCCTTAAATTTTCCAATCGCAAATTTTTAATTCGATACTTTGTGGAATCTCGACAAAATGCTGTAAGAGGCCAGGATACCTTACATTCCTCTTCAACTTCAGAGGTAATAGAATCCACTCGCTTACAGGAACGTAGAATTTATCCTATCTTATCTATAGATGGGGGAGGACTTCGAGGAATTATCCCAGCGACAGTATTGGTTCAGATTGAACGAATCACGAATAAACCGATCTCAAGCCTATTTCAGATGATTGGAGGGACATCAACGGGAGGAATTTTAACTTTAGGTTTAACAAAACCTCATCCCGATGGATCAGGATTACCAGAATATTCTGCTCAAGACCTTTTAAATCTTTACGCGGAGGAGCATGGCCAAATCTTTAGACAAAACCCTTCGTATAGAGAAGACCTTTCAGATTTAAAGTTGGTTGAGAAAGTCCAAGAAGCCATTAGAAATCCTAAATATATAACTCCAGACCTTTTTCAAGAAAGATTTCATGATTCTCTCTTGTCCTCTGCTTTGACGGATGTTGTGATCACAGCAAACACTGAGAAAGCTATTATTTCGAAAGTGTATAGTATTTCATTAGCCACATTGACTGGGTTTATATCTTTTGGGACTGGACTTCTTGGATATGAACCTACTTCTATCTTTTCACATGATAGCATACCTAGGAAAGTCCATTTATTTACAAGGCAGGGACTCAAAAAGCTCTCTTATAGCTTGGGTAAGCTAGAAGGACTCACTACATTCCCGCGAAGGTACTCCTATCCAGCACGCTTGACAGAGCCAGTCCCACTCTATTCAATTTCTCGAAAAGGTAGGGATTTTTTCATGGCTGATATTGCAAAAGTCACAT
Coding sequences:
- a CDS encoding hypothetical protein (Product derived from UniProtKB/Trembl:Q6MD48) — encoded protein: MRKLFFYLLMLLLSSCGPSSLEDYKDLGRRKTQKLLEELQKIQNRDQLLDAEKELLTHYEEIAELMQAVAKFHKQHPKDPLPPLTFQDHELSDKLRLEILRISRFDGGREIIDKICSKASNRN
- a CDS encoding Uncharacterized protein (Product derived from UniProtKB/Trembl:D1R743) yields the protein MKETFFLQKDNLFAIPILHYNMETAVEVCRAFKKIQPTCIAVELAETMEPQLLRAASRLPDLSIIAAEKRNHQSIYYLAEPCDASFEGLRLALDHQIPAHCIDLDIDYYPDLDEVLPDPYSLFKIGLKEYYNLYYESIKRQKKQRTISDRNREIYMAKRLKELCLMHEKVLFIGGMFHIESIFQYMDQSAFPQLKHASRDEVLIATLTQASSREVMQEWGWISKSYEEARQDFFSSSTNDFILDRQKLLFQLLKQATPNYQTNTGNAFFGYQLRNTMKFARNYALVTSRLLPDFFQLLSAAKGCVDHNFAYEVWNLATEYPYLKNIEGLDELPLTIEELWGNSKKIQFHLRQPSRKKMLASFQKRDKSTIKLYPPGPFTICSYQPEDLIVERFGDFLKKKGTQLLTEEAAKTGPFSSSIEDGIDTRETIRHWAEKKLYVKINGKPPGAVGSVVVIFNEDSPKENEPYAEKYPWYTTWIGEHTQESDMAFYATSMLDKVIGPGISRCEYGGFMMSYPPRRLRDVWSDSDYRDCRTKAEVLLVAAIDYAVKPLVVYVASHPPRSLIKSFARRFGKKIVYIPIGQLSPVTLNKLRVFHVLDGKERRDIAGEYIF
- a CDS encoding hypothetical protein (Product derived from UniProtKB/Trembl:Q6MCW4), whose translation is MDLKKQLNPQNHENSMNCLPSEHESRIILQGIEIALGFPDEFQFEWIGQQDVLDQLLAAWLVIDPNDIPLNPRLIGKPGVGKTTLAYAAAKKLNKPVYIYQCTMDTRPEDLLISPVVDRHGGIRYVASALVTAMIKGGVCILDEANRMSEKSWASLAALLDTRRYVESIVAGLKVSAHPDFRICVTMNDDASTFEIPEYIHSRLQPQIYLDFPEADEEKRILKENLPFADDYIVDYVIDFLQRSHSNNESYTVRDGINIARYAAKRISSLKGGRSNIDNLLRESILMTLGDEALSYIL
- a CDS encoding tRNA 2-thiocytidine biosynthesis protein TtcA (Product derived from UniProtKB/Swiss-Prot:B0U453;Gene name derived from UniProtKB/Swiss-Prot:B0U453), whose protein sequence is MEIPIASPPWTGLGKRLESTFRKALFDFKMLEGVQKIAVALSGGKDSLALLFLLNAISGKGFQKLEISAIHVDGEFSCGAGVNGHFLKNICDRLQVNYITCTSTQKLETLECYSCSRERRSLIFEAAKKVGAETIAFGHHRDDSAQTLLMNLLNKGEFEGNLPKIKMHHYGITIIRPLIYISETDIKEFSKQYGFARITCRCPVGQNSMRRQVDKLLQEIEMLYPNARENIAQAGLLYGSQKAAKPPKPRE
- a CDS encoding hypothetical protein (Product derived from UniProtKB/Trembl:X0Z6J4) — encoded protein: MEFHRAKIIKCEPHDNYKLWILFDDGIEGEVDLKNLVGKGVFSSWNSIDYFKSVYIDKKTDTVAWGEDLDLDPYVLRDQIILNKKQKNFS
- a CDS encoding Uncharacterized protein (Product derived from UniProtKB/Trembl:W9VEK2), translating into MPTISEFFGILILMYFNDHAPPHFHARYAEHEALIRIDPLGILQGHLPPKALSLVIEWAALHQQELIKDWKLAEKLQKLEKIAPLE